In Bacillus weihaiensis, the genomic stretch GTAACGGAACTTCTTTTGTAGCCTCTACTGCAACAGCTTCTTGTTTCGGATTAATTAGTTCATCAATTAAGTCTTTAGCAAACATCAAAGGTAATAATTGCATAATATTAGAATCAATTAATGTTCCAATTTTAAGTCTAAAGGATACTTGAATAAGTAAATCATCTTCAGGAATTTTGGCTTCGTCCGTTTCATTCGCATCTAATAATTCTACTCTTGGTGGCGAAATATCAACCTTTTTATTAAAAATAGTAGACATAGATGTTGCTGCAGAACCCATCATTTGGTTCATTGCTTCTTGTACAGCACTTACTTGAATTTCTCCAAGTAATTCATCCGGATTTGTACCGTCACCGCCAATCATGAGATCGGCAATAATAGCAGCATCACTTTGTTTAATGACCAATAAATTACTTCCTGTAAAGCCCTCAGTATAATTTACTTCTATTGCAACGTAAGGATGAACAAATTGCTCTCCAAGTTTACTTTTTTGTACGACCGATACACTAGGTGTTGTAATTTCTACCTTTTGTTGTAATAGGGTAGATAATGCAGTAGCTGAGCTACCAAATGAGATATTGCCAATCTCACCAATCGCATCTTCTTCCATTTCACTAAAGTAATCTTCTTTTCTTAATTGATTATTATCCTCAGTAGTTGTAGATGTACCCTCATCTTCAACGCTTGCACCTTTTAATAAAGCATCAATTTCATCCTGCGATAACATATCATTACTCACCATCTTCTTCACCTCTCACTAAGTGGTCAATAATTTGAACCGCTATTTTTTTGTTTGTTTTCCCTGGTTGTCCAGTAAACTTCGGTTTATCCCCTATTTTAACCACCAATGGCTGGTCGATAGTGCTCTCTAATTGAATCACATCTCCAATTTGTAATTGAAGAAAATCTTGAATAGATATATTTGAAGAGCCTAATTCGGCAGATACAGAAAGTTCAGCTAAATGAATTTGCTTCTTAAGAGCATCAATTTCATTAGGCTTAGGTTCTTTCCTGTCTGATTGCATCCAGTAATGTACGGATAACTTTGGAATAATCGGTTCTAGAACGACATGTGGAATACATAGATTGATCATTCCACTTGTTTCTCCTACTTGTATATTTAATGAAATAACAACCACCGTTTCATTTGGTGAAACCATTTGTAAAAATTGTGGATTTACTTCAAATTCAGACATCATAGGCTCAATCTCAACTAATGATTCCCAAGCTTCTTGATAACTATCTAACGATTTTTCAAAAATACTGGAAATGATTTTCGTCTCGATTTCAGTCAAATTTTCAATCTTATTAACACTTGACCCAAGTCCCCCCATAACTCGATCCATCATAGCGTATGCTATATTAGGATTCACTTCCATTAATACTCTTCCTTCCAATGGCTGAACCTCAAAAACATTTAATACGGTCATTTTAGGAATAGAACGTATAAATTCCTCATAAGGCAGTTGATCAACAGAACCAACCGTTATTTGGATGTAAGTTCTTAATTGGGCTGAAAAATACGTTGTTAAAAGTCTAGCAAAGTTATCGTGAATACGAGTTAAACTTCTAATTTGATCCTTTGAGAACCTTAGTGCTCGTTTAAAATCATAGACCTTTACTCTTTTACTTGATTCTTCTTTTTTTAATTCATCTGCATCCATTTCTCCAGTAGAAATGGCTGATAACAAGGCATCGATTTCACTCTGTGATAAAATATCACCCGCCATGGTGCTCACCTCCTACTTAATAGTTTGTTGTATTTATTGAAGGATATAGGAAGTGGTGTAAATCTTATTAACCTTGCCTTCTTGCATTAATTCATTGATTTTATTCTTTATTTGTTCTTTAAATTTATCCATGCCATCCTTGCCATCTAATTGGTCAGAGGTTGTATTAGCTAATTCTGAAATAATAATATCACGCACTTGAAATTCTCTTTGTGTTAACTCTTCCATTGCTTTCTTTGACTCTGTTTCAATTTTAAAGGATAAACGTACTATATTACCACTGGATAAATTTGTAGTTATTTCAGGAATATCTACAGAAGCTGCTACAACTTCCTCAATTGAAGGAGCTTTTTCTTCGCCATCTTCTCCAATAAATTTCATAACAACGACAAGTGCTGTTACCCCAATAAGAGTTATTGATACGATGATGACAAGCATAATGCTCAAAAGCTTTTTATTCATGATCTACAACCTCCGAACCTTTCCTTAACGATAGCATATTGATTTCCCGATAAAACGAAGTGATACTAGCATACACTTCCTGTTCTGATTCCTTTACTACATATTTATGACCATTCGTTAATGTAATGGTTGTATCTGGAAAAGATTCGATAACTTCAATATAAATTGCATTTAATGAAAAACGTTTACCGTTAAGTCTTGTTAATTGAACCATTTTCTATAAGAGGCTGATGATTAATTGAAGAACCATCCAGCCTCCACCTCCCTTATTAACGTTTTAAGCCCATTAGCTCTTGTAAGATTTCATCAGAGGTTGTAATAATCTTTGTATTTGATTGGAAACCACGTTGAGCGACAATCATTTCTGTAAATTCTTCCGCAAGGTCAACGTTTGACATTTCTAATGCGCCTGAGATGATATTAGCTGTTCCATCTGTACCTGCTACAGGTAAATCGGCTAACTCAACAAAGCCATTTCCATCTTTGTCTACTGAACCTGAGTTGGCAGATTCTCTATACAAGTTTCCTCCTAGTTTTTCTAGACCACCTTCATTTGCAAAGTTCACTAATCTAATTTGACCAGCTACATTTAATTCTCCATTCTCATTTACAAAGTTAACCTTTCCATCTGGAGCGATACTGAAACTTTGCGCTGATAAAGGAATTTGAATTAAGCCAGGGTTACCACTAAGATTATTAGTGAATGTGACCGTATTACCTGCCGTCGTTTTTTCAGCTGCCTCTCCGATTAAGTACATTCCATCAGCAGTTACAATATATCCTTCATCGTCAAGATACATATTACCAGCTCTAGTGAAATTCAAGTCCACGGCTTCTTCAATTCCTGGAGAAGTAATTTCATTTGTATTTCTATTGATGTTAGCATTGTTATTGATTGTCCCTACGATGAAAAATCCATCTCCATTTAAGGCTAAATCTAATGATCTTGATGTAATCTGAGTAGAACCTGTCGTATGAATTGTATCAATAGAACTGATTTGAGCCCCTAAGCCTACTTCTTTTGCATTTGTTCCAGCACTATTTGCTGTTGCTCCAGATGCACCTGAAATTTGTTGGCTAAAAAGATCGGAGAAGGTAGTTCGGGATTTCTTGTATCCGTACGTATTAACATTGGCAATGTTATTACCTAAAACATCAAGCTTAGTTTGAAAGTTTTTCATACCACTGATTCCTGAATAAAGTGAACGTAACATTAATTATTCTCTCCCTTAGGTTATGTTATTGTTTTAGCTGTTTCTGTCATTCCACAACTAGAGGCATCCTTTATAAGGTCCAGCCTTAAATTAATCCATAATGATTGCACCTGAAATGTTCGTAAACATCTGTGTTCTGGCTTCATCTCGATCCATAGCAGTAATGACTGTATTATTTTTAGCGTTAATAATAAGAGCTGCTTCATTAACTAAAACGAGAGAATCTTGAACGCCTTTTTTTCTTGCTTCGGAGATTTTCTTTTCAATTTGTGACCAGGTTTCATCTGATAAAGTAATCTCCCTTTCTGTTAAGCGCGTTTGAGCATGCTTACTAATCTTCAATTTTTGGCTGCTAGTAAGCTCATTTTCTAGCAAGCTCTTAAAAGACGATTGTTGTTTAGCTAGAATGTTATTTGTATGAATTGGGTAGTTCTGAATGTGATTAATTTTTACCGACATACTAAGTCCTACTATTCGGATTTACTAATTTTGATTACATCATGATTTGAAATTTCTTTACCATTATCCAATTCTAGTACAATCCCTTTTTCTGATTGCTTAACGGATTTAACAGTACCAGAACCTTTAGAATCACTATTTTCCCAATCAATTTTTTTTCCAATCATTTCTGAATACACAAGTATTGGGTTTTCTTCTGAGAACGTATTAAGAAATTTCTCTAACATGCTTGTCATATTAGTCGTTTGTTCTAATGTTGAGAATTGTGCCATTTGAGCTATAAATTCTTTGTCCTCCATCGGATTAAGAGGGTCTTGGTTTTGCAATTGAGTCATTAATATTTTTAAGAATTCATCTTTCCCTAGAGACGAATTTCCCGTTGAAGATACTGGCCTATTCATAAGAAATAAACTAGGATCAATTGTAGTCATAATTCCCCTCCTTAAACAAATTGATTTAGTAAGTCGTTTAGTGTATCACCAAAATTTTGTTCATTTTCCTTTTGATCATTGCCATTTGTATCTTTATGATTACGTTCTTCTTTTTGCTGCTGTTCTGATGAATCTTTAAGTGGTTTAGAAAATTGCTCGTTATATACTTCAAATCTCTCAATTTCAATTTTTACTGAAGGAAGTGCTTGTTTCAAATGTTGAATACTGTGCTCTAACAATTCCTTTGCTGATTCAGTTGAAGCAATAATTTTCGCTACCATTTCACCTTTTGTTTGGACCAGTTTCACAGTTAATTGACCTAGGTGTTCTGGATTCAACT encodes the following:
- the fliY gene encoding flagellar motor switch phosphatase FliY, which encodes MVSNDMLSQDEIDALLKGASVEDEGTSTTTEDNNQLRKEDYFSEMEEDAIGEIGNISFGSSATALSTLLQQKVEITTPSVSVVQKSKLGEQFVHPYVAIEVNYTEGFTGSNLLVIKQSDAAIIADLMIGGDGTNPDELLGEIQVSAVQEAMNQMMGSAATSMSTIFNKKVDISPPRVELLDANETDEAKIPEDDLLIQVSFRLKIGTLIDSNIMQLLPLMFAKDLIDELINPKQEAVAVEATKEVPLPEVPMEDQVVQQQQVYHQENMSMNVPPQMGQPSQQMYTSQQQYTQPRQQFQPDVNVKPAEFTAFEPMHYQQQDIQNLDMLLDIPLKVTVELGRTKRSVKEILELSSGSIIELDKLAGEPVDILVNSKIVAKGEVVVIDENFGVRVTDIVSQRERLNKLK
- the fliM gene encoding flagellar motor switch protein FliM, which gives rise to MAGDILSQSEIDALLSAISTGEMDADELKKEESSKRVKVYDFKRALRFSKDQIRSLTRIHDNFARLLTTYFSAQLRTYIQITVGSVDQLPYEEFIRSIPKMTVLNVFEVQPLEGRVLMEVNPNIAYAMMDRVMGGLGSSVNKIENLTEIETKIISSIFEKSLDSYQEAWESLVEIEPMMSEFEVNPQFLQMVSPNETVVVISLNIQVGETSGMINLCIPHVVLEPIIPKLSVHYWMQSDRKEPKPNEIDALKKQIHLAELSVSAELGSSNISIQDFLQLQIGDVIQLESTIDQPLVVKIGDKPKFTGQPGKTNKKIAVQIIDHLVRGEEDGE
- the fliL gene encoding flagellar basal body-associated protein FliL; protein product: MNKKLLSIMLVIIVSITLIGVTALVVVMKFIGEDGEEKAPSIEEVVAASVDIPEITTNLSSGNIVRLSFKIETESKKAMEELTQREFQVRDIIISELANTTSDQLDGKDGMDKFKEQIKNKINELMQEGKVNKIYTTSYILQ
- a CDS encoding flagellar FlbD family protein, whose product is MVQLTRLNGKRFSLNAIYIEVIESFPDTTITLTNGHKYVVKESEQEVYASITSFYREINMLSLRKGSEVVDHE
- the flgG gene encoding flagellar basal body rod protein FlgG — encoded protein: MLRSLYSGISGMKNFQTKLDVLGNNIANVNTYGYKKSRTTFSDLFSQQISGASGATANSAGTNAKEVGLGAQISSIDTIHTTGSTQITSRSLDLALNGDGFFIVGTINNNANINRNTNEITSPGIEEAVDLNFTRAGNMYLDDEGYIVTADGMYLIGEAAEKTTAGNTVTFTNNLSGNPGLIQIPLSAQSFSIAPDGKVNFVNENGELNVAGQIRLVNFANEGGLEKLGGNLYRESANSGSVDKDGNGFVELADLPVAGTDGTANIISGALEMSNVDLAEEFTEMIVAQRGFQSNTKIITTSDEILQELMGLKR
- a CDS encoding TIGR02530 family flagellar biosynthesis protein, producing the protein MSVKINHIQNYPIHTNNILAKQQSSFKSLLENELTSSQKLKISKHAQTRLTEREITLSDETWSQIEKKISEARKKGVQDSLVLVNEAALIINAKNNTVITAMDRDEARTQMFTNISGAIIMD
- the flgD gene encoding flagellar hook assembly protein FlgD; protein product: MTTIDPSLFLMNRPVSSTGNSSLGKDEFLKILMTQLQNQDPLNPMEDKEFIAQMAQFSTLEQTTNMTSMLEKFLNTFSEENPILVYSEMIGKKIDWENSDSKGSGTVKSVKQSEKGIVLELDNGKEISNHDVIKISKSE